TAGGTCTCGGCGCGCGCAGCCGAGAAGGGCTGCGGTGCCCCCGCCCGCCCGCCGGGGACGATGCGCTGGTCCCCCGCGTAGATGACGAACCGCTCGCCGCGGACGAACCCGGCGAGCGTCATGCCGGACTCCCGGGCGAGGTCCACGGCCAGGGACGAGGGCGCAGAGACCGAGGCGAGCATCGGCACCCCGGCCATCAGGGCCTTCTGGGTCAGCTCGAAGCTCGCGCGGCCGGAGACCATGAGCACGTGCCCGGCCAGCGGCAGCATGTCCTGCAGCAGCGCCCAGCCGAGCACCTTGTCCACCGCGTTGTGCCGGCCCACGTCCTCGCGGACGGCCAGCAGCTCCCCGGTGGCGGCCTCGAACAGCCCGGCGGCGTGCAGTCCGCCGGTCCGGTCGAAGACCTTCTGGCGCTCGCGCAGCACCTCGGGCAGGGACAGCACGAGCTCCTCGCTCACCGTCATGCGGTCCCCCGCCACGGGATGGCGCGTGGTGGTGCGCACCGAGTCGATGCTCGTGCGCCCGCACAGCCCGCACGCGCTCGTCATCAGCACGTACCGCTCGAGCGCCGGGGCGGGGGCGGCCACGCCCGGGGACAGCACCACGTCCACGGTGTTGTCCGTCTCCTCCGCCCCCGGGCCGAAGTCCCGGCCGCAGTAGCGGACGGAGGACACGTCCGCGGCCGAGGAGATGAGCCCCTCGCTGAGCAGGAAGCCGACGGCGAGGGAGAAGTCCTCGGTCGGGGTGCGCATGGTCACCGCCAGGCGCCGGCCGTTCACCCGGATCTCGAGCGGCTCCTCGGCGGCCAGCACGTCGGCCCTCGCCTCGCGCCGGCCGTCC
This genomic window from Citricoccus sp. SGAir0253 contains:
- the fdhD gene encoding formate dehydrogenase accessory sulfurtransferase FdhD gives rise to the protein MGRSESRVRVVRVRDGRREARADVLAAEEPLEIRVNGRRLAVTMRTPTEDFSLAVGFLLSEGLISSAADVSSVRYCGRDFGPGAEETDNTVDVVLSPGVAAPAPALERYVLMTSACGLCGRTSIDSVRTTTRHPVAGDRMTVSEELVLSLPEVLRERQKVFDRTGGLHAAGLFEAATGELLAVREDVGRHNAVDKVLGWALLQDMLPLAGHVLMVSGRASFELTQKALMAGVPMLASVSAPSSLAVDLARESGMTLAGFVRGERFVIYAGDQRIVPGGRAGAPQPFSAARAET